The following proteins are co-located in the Chaetodon trifascialis isolate fChaTrf1 chromosome 14, fChaTrf1.hap1, whole genome shotgun sequence genome:
- the LOC139342307 gene encoding rho guanine nucleotide exchange factor TIAM2-like isoform X3: MTTLGLAGADMAVVVIPIVAPTVNDEDPRPCLDLTTLIELFMWDRSPAQILCSLLAMCWFWLSGCKAEERDLFLGSVLLSLGRVLKDKLTCLAQDMAACLSCQRGGKGDKQPSVDTVCTLYQSFQEGTSSGPGGLMDDTKEPPARQGGGAAGEATLLRPCPKHMSATERLRKVIQELVDTEKSYVKDLACLFEIYLKPLQNETFLTLDEMESLFGSLPEMLDFQRVFLQTLEERIASSPDFSTLETPSQFKKLLFSLGGSFLYYADHFKLYSGFCANHIKVQKVLERAKTDQAFKEFLDAKNPTKQHSSTLESYLIKPVQRVLKYPLLLRELVSLTDADSEEHYHLTEALKAMEKVASHINEMQKIYEDYGSVFDQLVAEQTGHDKEVTEISMGEFLMHSSVVWLNPHPSLGRMRKDPEMTVFVFKKAVILVYRENNKLKKKMTNSRSALSHGDLDPFKFRWLIPLSALQVRLGNTAGTESSCIWELIHSRSEVEGRPETVFQLCSSVPESKVNIIKVIRSILRENVRRNMRSEGTLDRGCKERLAPLRSTLPSSARLGSSRASWLCKQPLGDLSAQAGNPKLGPDSDEGSLSSGTYSFSGAPPPCASSDSHILAVQQSWSQTPESNSQPRSTSAVKESDILSDEDDDGFSEGGTRRGSGDSCSPTSAIEAQFLQLQLSEDAVSKCAAAPCVQPEGMGDTPETQPKLMRGHFSAVKRKPNSFRRSQGALLSMKAHSRSLDSQTDAASPSGVVDLNTLLEREFSVQSLTSVVNEDCFFDPTESCATDSGNTASS; the protein is encoded by the exons ATGACCACACTGGGATTGGCTGGTGCAGACATGGCAGTGGTAGTCATACCTATCGTAGCCCCAACGGTGAACGACGAAGATCCTCGGCCATGCCTCGACCTCACCACCTTAATCGAGCTCTTCATGTGGGATCGGTCGCCTGCCCAGATCCTGTGCTCTCTCCTGGCCATGTGTTGGTTCTGGCTGTCCGGCTGcaaggcagaggagagggaccTGTTCCTGggctctgtgctgctcagttTGGGACGGGTCCTCAAAGACAAGCTGACTTGCCTGGCTCAGGACATGGCTGCCTGCCTGTCCTGCCAGAGAGGCGGAAAAGGAGACAAACAACCG AGTGTGGACACAGTGTGCACTCTTTACCAGTCCTTCCAGGAGGGGACGAGCTCAGGCCCTGGGGGTTTGATGGACGACACAAAGGAACCTCCAGCGAGGCAGGGAGGGGGCGCCGCGGGAGAGGCCACCCTGCTCAGACCTTGCCCCAAACATATGAGTGCCACTGAGAGGTTACGCAAGGTCAtccaggagctggtggacacAGAGAAGTCCTACGTGAAG GACCTGGCCTGTTTGTTCGAGATCTACCTGAAGCCGCTGCAGAACGAAACCTTCCTCACACTGGACGAG ATGGAGAGTCTGTTTGGCAGCCTGCCAGAGATGTTGGACTTTCAAAGAGTCTTCCTGCAGACCCTGGAGGAGAGGATCGCCTCCTCACCTGACTTCAGCACCCTGGAGACCCCCTCTCAGTTCAAG aagctgctgttttctcttgGGGGTTCGTTCCTTTACTACGCCGACCACTTCAAGCTCTACAGCGGCTTCTGCGCCAACCACATCAAGGTCCAGAAGGTCCTGGAGAGAG ctaAGACGGATCAAGCCTTCAAGGAATTCCTGGATGCAAAGAACCCCACCAAGCAGCACTCGTCCACCCTGGAGTCCTACCTGATTAAACCGGTGCAGAGGGTGCTAAAGTACCCCCTGCTGCTCCGGGAACTGGTCTCCCTCACTGACGCTGACAGCGAGGAGCACTACCACCTCACCG AGGCTCTGAAAGCCATGGAGAAGGTGGCCAGCCACATCAATGAGATGCAGAAGATCTACGAGGATTACGGCTCCGTGTTTGATCAGCTAGTTGCTGAGCAGACTGGCCACGATAAAGAG GTCACAGAGATCTCTATGGGAGAGTTTCTCATGCATTCCTCAGTGGTCTGGCTCAACCCGCATCCATCGCTGGGCCGCATGAGAAAAGACCCCGAAATGACCGTGTTTG tGTTCAAGAAAGCGGTGATATTGGTCTACAGGgaaaacaacaagctgaagaagaagatg ACCAACTCGCGTTCGGCGCTTTCTCACGGAGATTTGGACCCCTTTAAGTTCCGCTGGCTCATCCCGCTCTCTGCGCTGCAGGTCAGATTGGGAAATACTGCAG GCACAGAAAGCAGCTGCATCTGGGAGCTGATTCACTCCAGGTCTGAAGTGGAAGGCAGGCCGGAGACCGTCTTCCAGCTGTGTAGCAG TGTGCCAGAGAGCAAGGTCAACATCATCAAGGTGATCCGCTCCATCCTCAGGGAGAACGTGAGGAGGAACATGAGGAGCGAGGGCACGCTGGACAGGGGCTGTAAGGAGCGCCTGGCCCCCCTGCGCAGCACCCTGCCCTCCTCTGCAAGGCTAG GTTCCTCCAGGGCTTCCTGGTTGTGTAAGCAGCCGCTTGGAGATCTCTCCGCCCAGGCCGGGAATCCCAAGCTGGGGCCAGACTCAGACGAGGGAAGCCTGAGCAGTGGAACCTACAGTTTTTCTGGGGCTCCTCCACCTTGCGCCTCCTCTGACTCGCATATCCTCGCTGTTCAGCAGAGCTGGTCTCAAACACCTGAATCCAACTCGCAGCCCCGCTCCACCTCTGCCGTCAAAGAATCTGATATTTTaagtgatgaggatgatgacggCTTTAGCGAGGGGGGAACGAGGAGGGGCAGTGGAGACAGCTGTTCCCCAACTAGCGCCATTGAGGCTCAGTTCCTCCAACTTCAACTCTCAGAGGACGCTGTGTCAAAATGTGCAGCGGCTCCCTGTGTTCAACCCGAGGGAATGGGGGACACTCCAGAGACCCAACCCAAACTGATGCGAGGACACTTCAGCGCCGTAAAGAGGAAACCCAACAGTTTCAGGAGGAGCCAGGGCGCGCTGTTGAGCATGAAGGCGCACAGCAGGTCACTGGACAGCCAGACGGATGCTGCATCGCCGTCAGGGGTGGTGGACCTCAACACGTTGCTGGAGAGAGAGTTCAGCGTCCAAAGTCTGACTTCTGTCGTGAATGAAGACTGTTTCTTTGACCCAACTGAGAGCTGTGCCACTGACTCTGGAAATACCGCCTCCTCATAG